Genomic window (Vampirovibrionales bacterium):
CGGGTATGAAGTTTGACGACACTTTTACAATAGTAACGGATTCCGGAAAGTTCCCTATTGCCAAAGGCTCCGAAATTACTCAAGTAAGGCTTGTCACTTTCCAGGCCCCCGACGGAAAACAAGGTATGAGCGCTGCGAGTCGCTTCAACGTCATACCATAGCCGTGAGGCCATGCGCCGACGCTTGCGATCGGCGCGACTCTATTTATAACCGCCCCGCCGGAACCACACGCCGCAGGACGGCAGGCAGCGCGGCGATGAGGGCTTCCACGTCGCTGTCGTCGTTCTCACGGCCTAAACTCACGCGAAGGGTCGCCGTGGCCTCGGCCTGGGTTTTACCCAGCGCCAGCACGGAGGCAGAAGGCGTCAGCGAGCCGCTATGACACGCTGAGCCGCTGGAAACGCCGATGCCGCGTAAATCCAGTTGCAGGGCCAAGGCTTCGCCTTCGAGCGGCGCATGACCCTCGCATAATAGCGAAAAATGCGCATTGCCCGGCAAACGCCGATGAAAATCCTCAGGACCGTTGAGAATCAGGCGGAAGCGGCTTTCTTGAAGCTCAATGCGCAGGCGCTCCAGCAGGCGACGCCCCAACGTGCGCAGGCGGCGGCTTTCGGCTGGCGCTTCTTCGCAGGCGTAATGCAGGGCAGTCGCAAACCCGACCGCCAGCGCCGGATTCTCCACCCCGGAGCGTCGGCCCTGTTGCTGACCGCCGCCCAACAGCAGGGGCGCAGGCGCGGGCGCGTCGTGACGGGCGAATAACCCGCCGACGCCTTTAGGGCCGTAGCACTTATGAGCGGAAAACGTCAGGTAATCGACCGGCAGGCGGGCCACATTCAGCGGCAGTTTGCCGACGGTCTGCGCGGCGTCCGCATGAAAGAGCGCGCCATGGCGATGCGCGACCTCGATTAGCTCGTCGAGCGGCTGCACCGTCCCGATTTCGTTATGACCGTGAATAATCGACACTAGGGCGGTATCGTCTCCCATCGCCTGCGCCAGCAGGTCGGGATGCACAAAGCCCTCGCGGTCAACCGGCGCATACGTCACGCGCCATCCCGCGCGCTCCAGCCAGCGCACAGGCTCGCGCACCGACGGATGCTCAATGGCAGTCGTCACCAGATGGCGCGGGCGTCCGCTGGCGCTCAGCGTTTCGGCCAGCCCGCGAATCGCCCAGTTATTGGCTTCCGTGGCGCCGCTGGTCAGGGTGATTTCATCGGGACGCGCGCCCAGACAATGGGCGATTTGCGCCAGCGCATTCTGAACCGCCGTGCGCGCGCCTTGCCCCGGCCCGTGCAGGCTTGCCGGATTGGCGAACCCGTGCGCGGCCGTTTGGGCGGTGGCGAGCCACGGCAACATTGCAGCCAGCGCGCGAGGGTCTAACGGCGCGCTGGCGGCGTTATCCAGATAGCGATAGGAGGGCGGCGCGTCAGTTGTCATCGGCGAGGAAGGCTCTGGCTCGGGGAGGGTTTGCAAAAACCCGTAAACTGGAGGGTTTGGCGCGACGGCGCCCGGTTCATTATAATAAAGAAGAGGGGAAACAGAGAGCGCGCAGACAGATAGAGAAATCGAGAAATAAAAATAGAGATAGAGATAGAGATAGAGATAGAGATAGAGATAGAGATAGAGATAGAGATAGAAAAAACAAGAAAGAGAAAGACGAGTGACGCGACGCATCGTAATCGCCATTGGCGGCAACGCGCTCTATGACAAAGAGGGCGGCAATAACCTGCATCCGGCGCAAGTGGAAATTATTTGCGACCATATCGTCAACGTCGTGCGCCAGGGCTATCTGCCGGTCATTACCTTCGGCAACGGTCCGCAGGTCGGCAACCTGCTCGATATGGCGGAAACCTCAGCGCGTCTGTTCACCTCGCGGGTGACGCTGGAAAGTTGCGTGGCCTGGACACAAGGCCAAATGGGCTATTGGCTTGCCAATACCCTCTCAACGCGCCTGATCCGCGCCGGACTCGACGCCACCGTGATGGCAACCATCACGTCTGTGGAAGTCTCGCCCGAGGATCCGGCTTTTGAGCATCCCAGTAAACCCATTGGCAAATTTATCACGCCGGAAGTCGCCCAGCGTCTGTACGAAGAACGCGGCTGGCACGTCGGCCCGGACTCCTGTCGCGGCTATCGCCGCCTCGTCCCGTCGCCGCGCCCCAAGGCGATTCTGGAACTCAAGGCCATTCAGACGCTCATTGAGCAAGGCGTTATCGTGCTGTGTTGCGGCGGCGGCGGCGTGCCGGTGGTGCGCGGCGACGACGGGCTGAAAGGCGTTGAAGCCGTCATCGACAAAGACTACGCCTCGTGTCTGCTGGCCGCCTCGCTGGGAATCGAGACGCTGGTGATTTGTACCGACGTCAGCCACGTCTATCTCGACTATGGTACGCCGCAGGCGCAAGCGCTCGGCCTGACATCGGTCGAGGATGCGCGCCGGTATCTGTCTCAGGGACAGTTTTCTTCGGGCAGTATGGGTCCCAAAGTCGAAGCCCTGCTGGATTATCTGGACGCAGGCGGCAAACAGGCCCTGATCACCAGTCTGGACGCCCTGTGCCAGGCCCTGGAAGGAAAAATCGGGACCCGTTTTACGCGCGCGGCGACGTCTGAAGTCATGTAAACGGCGTGAGACCCTCAGGCGTAAGCGTTTTTGGTTTTCTCATGCAAATATCGAAACAAATTGCCGCCCCTGCGGGAACTTTTTAAGCCGCGTTCGTCATAAGTCCCAGTAGGATGCGGCTGGCAAGATGGATTAGGCTCAGGTTTTCCATTCAAATCGCGCGTCAGCCGGGTCGGCGATGAATACGGATACTGGCTCTTGAGGTTATTAACTCTGATTCCCCCTGAATTTTTCAGCGAGATGAAATAGCTCAGGAGAATGCGCAGATGAGAAGAGTCGTGATGCAGGAACGCTCCTTGTCCCCCGTCGAAAAACTCACGCTGTGGCTGGCCAGTCTGGCGTTGATGGTCGGCGCCAGCGCCTCGGTCGTCCAGGGCGATCGCCCGCTTCCCAAAATTGTCGATTTACTCAAATTCAACGCCGATACGCCTCTTGCGCAATTGCATCAGGCGATTATCAGCGGCTTTACGCCTCCTGGCCTGTCGCTGTTTGTGCGCTAAGCGGGCCGAGCGTTTCGATTTTTCTTTCACTCATTTCAACAACACACAGTTCAACGACCCAACCAGCGGGGAAATCGGTTCCTTTCCCCGCCGGGTTGGGGCGTTGGCCGTTTTTTGTATGATGATTCTTTCATGAGTGCTGCCTTTTGGGGGCCGTTCCCGCCCCCAAACCCCCACCCTGTCTTTATTTGAGGGCTTCGCCCTCAAGGCCCGTTTTATTGCCTGCCTGCGTGTTTGAGGGCTTGGCCCTCAAGGCGGGTTTTATCGCCTGCCTGCGTGGCGCAGGGGCAGAAAATCTTCCGGGTTTTATGTTCCCCTCCTGATAATGGGGCGTTCCCGCCCCTAGGCCCCTGTCCTGTCTGTGTTTGAGGGCTTGGCCCTCAAGGCGGGTTTTTCCGCCTGCCTGCGTGGCGCAGGGGCAGAAAATCTTCCGGATTTTATGTCCCCCTCCTCATAATGGGGCGTTCCCGCCCCTAGGCCCCTGCCCTGTCTGTGTTTGAGGGCTGGGTCCTCAAGGCGGGTTTTTCCGCCTGCCTGCGTGGCGCAGGGGCAGAAAATCTTCCGGGTTTTATGCTCCCTCCTCATAATGGGGCGTTCCCGCCCCCGAGCCCCTGCCCTGTCTGTGTTTGAGGGCTGGGTCCTCAAGGCGGGTTTTATCGCCTGCCTGCGTGGCGCAGGGGGCAGAAAATCTTCCGGATTTTATGTCCCCCTCCTGATGATGGGGCGTTCCCGCCCCTAGGCCCCTGTCCTGTCTGTGTTTGAGGGCTTGGCCCTCAAGGCGGGTTTTTCCGCCTGCCTGCGTGGCGCAGGGGCAGAAAATCTTCCGGGTTTTATGTCCCCCCCTCCTGATGATGGGGCGTTCCCGCCCCGAGCCCCTGCCCTGTCTGTGTTTGAGGGCTTGGCCCTCAAGGCGGGTTTTTTCGCCTGCCCGCGTGGCGCAGGGGCAGAAAATCTTCCGGATTTTATGTCCCCCTCCTGATGATGGGGCGTTCCCGCCCCTAGGCCCCTGTCCTGTCTGTGTTTGAGGGCTTGGCCCTCAAGGCGGGTTTTTCCGCCTGCCTGCGTGGCAGGTTAGGGCGATTTTGGCAAAATCAGGGGCGCGGCGGCGGTGCGCGGCCTCCTCCAGATGGACGAGGCCTTGGCGGACGGTTCAAGTTTCAGCCCCGGCGCGCCGATGCTCTCTGTACAGATGTCGGCCTTTGACGTCGACGCCGAATGAGAGAGCGCGCCCGTTTATGAGCGGACCCTCGGCTTACGCCAAGCAAGCCCAGCACTACAAAGAGCAGGCGGTGACCACCGCCACGCCGGAAGAAATTTTAATCATGCTCTACGACGGCGCGATTCGCTTTCTCAATGCCGCGCGTAAAGGTCTCGAAACCGGCGATATCGAAAAATCGCATAACAACCTCATTAAAACCCAGCGCATTATTACCGAACTCATGTGCAGCCTGAATATCGAAATCGGCGGAGAAGCCGCCCAGAATCTGTACCGGCTGTACGATTATCTGCACTACCGGCTGGTAGAAGCCAACCTCAAAAAAGATGTTACGATGGTGGATGAAGTCCTCGGCCATATGCGCTCGCTGCGCGACACATGGCGCGAAGCCATCGAAATTGCGTTGCGCGAGCGGGCGGGCGCTCTGAACGCCTCTGCGCCGTTGGAAAGGGAAGCCAGTGAAGGACGACGCGACAGCGCCTGATGCGCCCCCCTCCCTGACGTCTGCCATGAGATCAGCGACGAGCAGCCTTCAGGCGGAATTCGAGCATCTGGAGCGGCTTTCCAACGCTCTGCTGAATGCGCTTGCGGCGGAAGACGTGCATCAAATCGCCCAGTTGCTGTTTCAGCGCGGCGAACGCATCCGCGCGATTCAGGCGTATGACCTGACTCAGCAGTCAGCGGACGTTCAGGCGTTTCTCAAGCAGAAAATGGACGCCGTGGAGTTCCTCGAACCTGCCATCCAGCTTAAAATCGGCGCCCTGACCCGAGCCTTCGCCGACAAGCTGAATCAGACCCGTGAGCAAAAATGGCTGGTCCGTCGTTACAAAACCGTCGACGACGATAGCGCGGCAGACGGCTCACGCGCATAAAATCGCAGATCGCCTCTGGCAATTGTAACAATTCCGCCTCCCTCTCTCCAGATTTCCGGCTTTCGGTCGAGTCCTTTCTGGACATACGAGAATTCACAGTGTTAAGAAGGAAGGCCCGGCAGATGATGATGCGAAACGCCCATGGTCGCTCCGCCATTGAAACTGGCGCCCTGACGGCGCTCA
Coding sequences:
- a CDS encoding carbamate kinase — protein: MTRRIVIAIGGNALYDKEGGNNLHPAQVEIICDHIVNVVRQGYLPVITFGNGPQVGNLLDMAETSARLFTSRVTLESCVAWTQGQMGYWLANTLSTRLIRAGLDATVMATITSVEVSPEDPAFEHPSKPIGKFITPEVAQRLYEERGWHVGPDSCRGYRRLVPSPRPKAILELKAIQTLIEQGVIVLCCGGGGVPVVRGDDGLKGVEAVIDKDYASCLLAASLGIETLVICTDVSHVYLDYGTPQAQALGLTSVEDARRYLSQGQFSSGSMGPKVEALLDYLDAGGKQALITSLDALCQALEGKIGTRFTRAATSEVM
- a CDS encoding cysteine desulfurase — translated: MTTDAPPSYRYLDNAASAPLDPRALAAMLPWLATAQTAAHGFANPASLHGPGQGARTAVQNALAQIAHCLGARPDEITLTSGATEANNWAIRGLAETLSASGRPRHLVTTAIEHPSVREPVRWLERAGWRVTYAPVDREGFVHPDLLAQAMGDDTALVSIIHGHNEIGTVQPLDELIEVAHRHGALFHADAAQTVGKLPLNVARLPVDYLTFSAHKCYGPKGVGGLFARHDAPAPAPLLLGGGQQQGRRSGVENPALAVGFATALHYACEEAPAESRRLRTLGRRLLERLRIELQESRFRLILNGPEDFHRRLPGNAHFSLLCEGHAPLEGEALALQLDLRGIGVSSGSACHSGSLTPSASVLALGKTQAEATATLRVSLGRENDDSDVEALIAALPAVLRRVVPAGRL
- the fliS gene encoding flagellar export chaperone FliS translates to MSGPSAYAKQAQHYKEQAVTTATPEEILIMLYDGAIRFLNAARKGLETGDIEKSHNNLIKTQRIITELMCSLNIEIGGEAAQNLYRLYDYLHYRLVEANLKKDVTMVDEVLGHMRSLRDTWREAIEIALRERAGALNASAPLEREASEGRRDSA